Proteins encoded within one genomic window of Diceros bicornis minor isolate mBicDic1 chromosome X, mDicBic1.mat.cur, whole genome shotgun sequence:
- the AKAP4 gene encoding A-kinase anchor protein 4 — MSDDIDWLHSRRGVCKVDLYSPTGQQDQDRKVICFVDVSTLTVEDKVSKDAGGSSAEGDLNLENLEEKEIIVIKDTEKQDQSKMEGSVCLFKQTPSDPVCVFSWLLNDLQKYALGFQHALSPSASSCKHKVGETEGEHHKLPSGNCYRVYADQLNLDYVTNGPQSLHLEMTAAKNTNNNQSPSTPSAKSPNTQGAVISPDGECSMDDLSFYVNRLSSLVIQMARKEIKEKLESGSKCFHHSIYPPSGDKGKNSPRSAMSKIASEMARDAVEVTSAEMRGTGEERREAGRKTFLYGELSNKNKSGDKQMCQKDSKEFADSISKGLMVYANQVASDMMVSVLKTLKVHSSGKPIPACVVLKRVLLKHTKEIVSDLIDSCMKNLHNITGVLMTDSDFVTAVKRNLFNHGKQNAADIMEAMLKRLVSALLGEKKEIKSQSLSYASLKAGSYDPKGKNQSLEFSAKKAEVKGRDKGKMKPEQCKSLTSAEKVSEHILKESLTMWNQKQGNEGKMAGKACANKEEKREKFSPSTDSLAKDLIVSALRLIQYHLTQQAKGKDPFEEDCPGSTTSYTAQSAQYEKCGSGQNAKALLMKHLESLGAPGPSTSLKENQQADSQKLGMSNIVLTLIQKLLSESPFNCDDLSEGENKHSEPRTSKAASMFKGSNRGEEQCHENQELNFIGGMKQVNRQFIDQLVESVMKLCLIMAKYSNNGAALAELEEQAASANNQAGGSRCSQSGAMSQNYQDSPGPEVIVNNQCSTSNLQKQLQAVLQWIAASQFNVPMLYFMGDDDGQLEKLPEVSAKAAEKGYSVGDLLQEVMRFAKERQLDEAVGNMARKQLLDWLLTNL; from the exons atGTCTGATGATATTGACTGGTTACACAGCCGCCGGGGCGTGTGCAAGGTAGATCTCTACAGCCCGACAGGACAGCAAGATCAGGACCGGAAAGTG ATATGCTTTGTCGATGTGTCCACCCTGACTGTGGAAGATAAAGTTTCCAAG GATGCTGGTGGTTCCAGTGCAGAAGGTGACTTAAACCTGGAGAATctggaagaaaaagagattattGTGATCAAGGATACTGAAAAGCAAGACCAGTCTAAG atggAGGGATCTGTGTGCCTTTTCAAACAAACTCCCTCCGATCCCGTATGTGTCTTCAGTTGGCTTCTCAATGATCTCCAGAAGTATGCCTTGGGTTTCCAACATGCACTGAGCCCCTCGGCCTCTAGCTGTAAACATAAAGTAGGAGAAACAGAGGGGGAACATCACAAATTACCCTCTGGGAACTGCTACAGAGTCTATGCTGATCAACTGAACCTGGATTATGTGACCAACGGACCTCAAAGCCTAcatctagaaatgacagcagccaaAAACACCAACAATAACCAGAGTCCTTCCACTCCCTCAGCCAAATCTCCTAACACTCAGGGGGCAGTTATCTCTCCTGATGGCGAATGTTCTATGGATGACCTTTCCTTCTATGTCAACCGACTATCTTCTCTGGTAATCCAGATGGCCCGTAAGGAAATCAAGGAGAAGTTGGAAAGCGGAAGCAAATGCTTTCATCATTCAATCTATCCACCTTCTGgggacaaagggaaaaatagccCCCGCAGCGCTATGAGCAAGATCGCTTCTGAAATGGCCCGTGATGCTGTGGAAGTGACCTCTGCAGAAATGCGGGGCACTGGGGAGGAGCGCAGAGAAGCTGGCCGGAAAACCTTTCTTTATGGTGAATTATCCAACAAGAACAAGAGTGGAGACAAACAGATGTGCCAAAAAGATAGCAAAGAATTTGCAGATTCAATCAGCAAAGGCCTCATGGTTTATGCAAATCAGGTAGCATCTGACATGATGGTCTCTGTCTTGAAGACCTTGAAAGTGCATAGCTCTGGGAAGCCAATTCCAGCCTGTGTGGTACTGAAGAGGGTGTTGTTAAAACACACCAAGGAAATTGTGTCCGATTTGATTGATTCCTGCATGAAGAACCTGCATAATATCACTGGGGTCCTGATGACTGACTCAGACTTTGTCACAGCTGTCAAGAGAAATCTGTTCAACCACGGGAAGCAAAATGCTGCAGATATCATGGAGGCCATGCTGAAGCGCCTGGTCAGTGCCCTTCTTGGCGAGAAGAAGGAGATTAAATCTCAGAGTCTGTCGTATGCATCCTTGAAAGCTGGGTCCTATGACCCCAAGGGAAAGAACCAAAGTCTTGAATTCTCAGCCAAGAAAGCTGAGGTGAAGGGGAGGGACAAAGGTAAAATGAAACCAGAGCAGTGCAAGTCATTGACCAGTGCTGAGAAAGTCAGTGAACACATCCTCAAGGAGAGCCTGACCATGTGGAACCAAAAGCAAGGGAATGAAGGCAAGATGGCTGGCAAAGCATGTGCCaataaggaggaaaaaagagaaaaattcagcCCTTCCACAGATTCACTGGCAAAGGACTTGATTGTCTCTGCCCTTAGGCTGATCCAGTACCATCTGACCCAGCAGGCCAAGGGCAAAGATCCATTTGAAGAAGACTGTCCTGGTTCTACCACAAGCTATACAGCTCAGAGTGCCCAATACGAAAAGTGTGGAAGTGGCCAAAATGCCAAGGCTCTTTTAATGAAACACCTAGAATCTCTTGGAGCTCCTGGACCATCTACCTCTCTAAAGGAGAATCAACAGGCAGACTCCCAGAAGCTGGGTATGTCAAACATCGTTCTAACACTGATTCAGAAACTGCTTAGTGAGAGCCCCTTCAACTGTGATGATCTATCCGAAGGTGAGAACAAGCATTCTGAGCCCAGGACAAGCAAAGCAGCTTCCATGTTCAAGGGGTCTAACAGAGGGGAAGAACAATGCCACGAGAATCAAGAACTTAACTTTATCGGTGGGATGAAGCAAGTGAACCGGCAGTTTATAGATCAACTGGTAGAATCTGTGATGAAGCTGTGCCTTATCATGGCTAAGTATAGCAACAACGGGGCAGCCCTTGCTGAGTTGGAAGAACAAGCAGCCTCGGCGAACAACCAGGCCGGTGGCTCCAGATGTAGTCAAAGTGGTGCAATGTCACAGAACTACCAAGACTCTCCTGGGCCTGAAGTCATCGTCAATAATCAGTGCTCAACAAGTAACTTGCAGAAGCAGCTCCAGGCTGTCCTGCAGTGGATTGCAGCCTCCCAATTTAACGTGCCCATGCTCTACTTCATGGGAGATGATGATGGACAACTGGAGAAG CTTCCTGAAGTTTCAGCTAAGGCAGCAGAGAAGGGGTACAGTGTAGGAGATCTTCTTCAAGAGGTCATGAGGTTTGCCAAGGAACGACAACTGGATGAAGCCGTGGGAAACATGGCTAGGAAACAACTGCTAGACTGGCTGCTCACTAACCTGTGA